In one window of Legionella fallonii LLAP-10 DNA:
- a CDS encoding coiled-coil domain-containing protein translates to MPKNIDLTVFSQLLGRQIQDSRIENDNIILVDAERDVSDRPVLNPNYFLFMLGTDTVYTHLPTTNLEKEADRKSYENGETLSYTARVVATKMGELEPDLTGQPLSFSTPSVDVVNGPTTRGTEVGERIALGLFLVLKAIAEGKENIVIPAHSRGAVETILMLHELDRVKTELKQNPKKSLYTILLESPCYYTRNAVAKFFKDVKEADNVRASLSARLSNAKVNAFLMDPVPGGRYMFIPGIAWRDDRFFQKPPSNAAELLIFRDERSRCFKPIIPSGLTPIVTPGHHGTASGNIYTQQMYPVVVEKGANDTSTVQQLAVGKLLNFINKHTGLFDSPTEEINLEHPKLDALTNRFLNKSQAERSKLLLDLYQRVHENDAAYKLLAKGGYAYLGTESAKAGTRLVHYGAHNSMGLDTVVTSLDGQFVNAEHASLYLHDQMEFSLDDDKDELDTLTSKFSVVLTKLFQGFKDDNAKIKALLEETPQRKVTFQALLVFVDSISQKYLRNHLSEETKTNLLREIDTIFGILESFKTVTAEDSINGIITECEEMLRLGIQKTANSHYSALLDQTVKLEKESEYFLAPNEEFASVFDSFLKAMEAKLSEENEVTGLLQTIYGKLSSVDPVTVKSVGKALQDEVLALSLNENESAPKAIGVLSELVTDKTLALDRYLDAEIPNKDVFFAELNRVYDNLVSLINGHLHVQKIVGKEKLEFTPRKLAIHQEAVIKLAAQILLKKKIDLHDKPDSMDVEFFKKVKAQAIALGADNPDIIDLQRLILKLGEEKQLVKIGIEQLVKEHQTEIEKLHQVLDEKLEQEKTTHGKEKEQLSLTIDQLHSDIESLNRTNGEKLRQLEVQLETAESKVNELQTELQQLDVTSKEAINELRKNAETAAREYREELAHQQQAAERTLNETTQRLTSEKEELQEQLRLAHDDHQQDKEQAGEAIKKLQTQLQQLDVTSKEAINELRKNAETAAREYREELAHQQQAAERTLNETTQRLTSEKEELQEQLRLAHDDHQQDKEQAGEAIKELQTQLQQLDVTSKETINELRQKAETAAREHSEELVRQQHAAERTLNEATQRFTFEKEELQKQLRLAEGEHQQDQEKADEAIKELQTQLQQLDITSKEAINELRQKAETAAKKYSEELAHQQQVAESTLNEATQRFTFEKEELQKQLRLAEGEHQQDQEKADEAIKELQTQLQQLDVTSKEAINELRQKAETAAKKYSEELAHQQQAAESTLNEATQRFTFEKEELQKQLRLAEGEHQQDQEKAVEAIKELQTQLQQLDVTSKETINELRQKAETAAKKYSEELAHQQQVAESTLNEATQRFTFEKEELQKQLRLAEGEHQQDQEKADEAIKELQTQLQQLDVTSKEAINELRQKAETAAKKYSEELAHQQQVAESILNEATKQLTTEKAQLQDRLEKQLLLAQGAHQQDQKKAGEAIKELRTQLQQLDVTSKDTIRELQQKADTAAQEHSEELARQQKVAERVLKETIARLTNDKNGLEVQLNKKLELSGNAHEQDKAQFEREIKGLQQQLASLKSHISLLQEQTATTTADAGSQLKMLQAEQQKQAKLIADLQTEKERTCFNIIAEQLLPLTKEYAAYLEREALKVNPSFTPTNYKTPASFTGLPADQEKYAKVIAKYSVVQNLLIDLTDKDAHPLPSERITYFTKSLKKADVELKQHRDAEWIKYFNASMVALVVCTGILPGLLVLLTYAAVKGNPFRLFTQSKGEQFVDKVDYSLSDLHKGKSIGFFTQVEDGLSEDKLLEDELSASSKKVPPVA, encoded by the coding sequence ATGCCTAAGAATATTGATCTTACCGTTTTTTCACAGTTGCTTGGTAGACAAATACAAGATAGTCGTATTGAGAATGATAACATCATTTTAGTTGACGCTGAGCGTGATGTTTCCGATAGACCTGTTCTCAATCCAAATTATTTTTTATTCATGTTAGGTACAGATACGGTTTATACTCATCTGCCAACAACAAATTTGGAAAAAGAAGCTGATCGTAAGAGCTATGAAAATGGCGAAACTCTGTCTTATACAGCTAGAGTTGTAGCAACAAAAATGGGTGAGCTGGAGCCTGACCTGACTGGCCAACCTTTATCATTTAGCACGCCTTCAGTTGATGTAGTTAATGGTCCCACAACACGAGGTACCGAAGTAGGGGAGCGTATTGCTCTAGGTCTTTTTCTTGTATTAAAAGCAATTGCAGAAGGCAAGGAAAATATTGTAATACCTGCACATAGTAGAGGCGCGGTAGAAACCATTTTAATGCTTCACGAGTTAGATAGAGTAAAAACAGAGCTGAAGCAAAATCCTAAAAAATCGTTATACACCATTCTTTTGGAATCCCCATGTTATTATACTAGAAATGCTGTTGCAAAATTCTTTAAAGATGTTAAAGAAGCTGACAATGTAAGAGCTAGTCTATCGGCACGGCTTTCTAATGCAAAAGTAAATGCTTTTCTTATGGATCCTGTTCCAGGAGGGCGCTATATGTTCATTCCTGGGATTGCTTGGCGAGATGATAGGTTTTTCCAAAAGCCGCCTAGTAATGCTGCTGAATTACTGATTTTTCGTGATGAACGATCACGTTGCTTTAAGCCTATTATTCCTAGTGGTTTGACGCCTATTGTTACTCCTGGGCATCATGGTACGGCGAGCGGAAATATTTACACTCAACAAATGTATCCTGTTGTTGTTGAAAAAGGGGCTAATGATACATCCACAGTACAACAATTAGCTGTAGGAAAATTGCTTAATTTTATCAATAAGCATACTGGATTATTCGATAGTCCAACAGAAGAAATCAATTTGGAACATCCTAAGCTAGACGCACTTACTAATCGCTTTTTAAATAAATCACAGGCGGAACGTTCTAAGCTGCTATTAGATTTATATCAACGTGTTCATGAAAATGATGCTGCTTATAAACTGCTCGCCAAAGGAGGCTATGCTTATTTGGGAACAGAATCCGCTAAAGCCGGGACACGATTAGTGCACTATGGGGCGCATAACTCTATGGGGTTAGATACTGTTGTCACGAGTTTGGATGGTCAGTTTGTCAATGCGGAACATGCTTCATTATACCTTCATGATCAAATGGAGTTTTCCCTGGATGATGACAAGGATGAGCTAGATACCTTAACTAGCAAATTTAGTGTGGTCTTGACTAAGTTATTCCAAGGATTTAAAGATGATAACGCAAAAATAAAAGCGCTACTTGAAGAGACGCCTCAAAGGAAAGTTACATTTCAAGCATTATTAGTCTTTGTTGATAGTATTAGCCAAAAATATCTCCGTAATCATTTATCCGAAGAAACTAAAACTAATCTATTAAGAGAAATTGATACAATATTTGGAATATTAGAAAGCTTTAAAACAGTTACTGCTGAGGATTCTATTAATGGGATAATCACTGAATGTGAAGAAATGCTACGTTTAGGGATACAGAAAACTGCTAACTCTCATTACAGTGCTTTATTAGATCAAACGGTTAAACTTGAGAAGGAGTCTGAGTATTTTCTAGCGCCAAATGAAGAGTTTGCTAGCGTATTTGACAGCTTTTTAAAAGCTATGGAGGCAAAATTAAGTGAGGAAAATGAGGTAACAGGCCTTTTACAAACTATATATGGTAAGTTATCCTCAGTTGATCCAGTGACTGTGAAGTCAGTGGGAAAAGCATTGCAGGATGAAGTTTTGGCTTTAAGTCTTAATGAGAATGAATCAGCCCCTAAGGCCATAGGAGTGCTTTCAGAGCTGGTCACTGATAAAACTTTAGCTTTAGATCGCTATTTAGATGCAGAAATACCCAATAAAGATGTCTTTTTTGCTGAACTCAACAGAGTTTATGATAATTTAGTTAGCCTAATTAACGGACATCTACACGTACAAAAGATTGTTGGAAAAGAAAAACTAGAATTTACTCCAAGAAAACTAGCGATACATCAAGAGGCAGTAATTAAATTAGCAGCTCAAATACTCTTAAAAAAGAAAATAGATCTGCATGATAAACCTGATAGCATGGATGTCGAGTTTTTCAAAAAAGTTAAGGCCCAAGCAATTGCTTTAGGTGCAGATAATCCTGATATCATCGATTTACAGCGTCTAATTTTAAAATTAGGCGAAGAAAAACAATTAGTGAAAATAGGGATAGAGCAGCTCGTAAAAGAACATCAAACTGAGATAGAAAAGTTACATCAAGTATTAGATGAAAAATTAGAACAAGAAAAAACGACACATGGAAAGGAAAAAGAACAACTTTCACTAACTATTGATCAATTACATAGTGACATAGAATCGTTAAATCGTACTAATGGAGAGAAACTTCGTCAGTTAGAAGTGCAGCTCGAAACAGCTGAAAGTAAAGTTAACGAATTACAAACTGAATTGCAGCAATTAGACGTAACGAGTAAGGAAGCGATTAACGAGTTGAGAAAAAATGCGGAGACTGCGGCTAGAGAGTATCGTGAAGAATTAGCACACCAACAACAAGCGGCGGAACGTACCCTTAATGAGACTACCCAACGCTTGACTTCTGAGAAAGAGGAACTGCAAGAGCAACTACGTTTAGCCCACGATGACCATCAGCAAGATAAAGAACAAGCTGGTGAAGCGATTAAAAAATTGCAAACTCAGTTGCAGCAATTAGACGTAACGAGTAAGGAAGCGATTAACGAGTTGAGAAAAAATGCGGAGACTGCGGCTAGAGAGTATCGTGAAGAATTAGCACACCAACAACAAGCGGCGGAACGTACCCTTAATGAGACTACCCAACGCTTGACTTCTGAGAAAGAGGAACTGCAAGAGCAACTACGTTTAGCCCACGATGACCATCAGCAAGATAAAGAACAAGCTGGTGAAGCGATTAAAGAGTTGCAAACTCAGTTGCAGCAATTAGACGTAACGAGTAAGGAAACGATTAACGAGTTGCGACAAAAAGCGGAGACTGCGGCTAGAGAGCACAGCGAAGAATTAGTACGTCAACAACACGCGGCGGAACGTACCCTTAATGAGGCTACCCAACGCTTTACTTTTGAGAAAGAGGAGTTGCAAAAACAACTACGTTTAGCCGAAGGTGAACACCAGCAAGATCAAGAAAAAGCGGATGAGGCGATTAAAGAGTTGCAAACTCAGTTGCAGCAATTAGACATAACGAGTAAGGAAGCGATTAACGAGTTACGACAAAAAGCGGAAACTGCGGCTAAAAAGTACAGCGAAGAATTAGCACACCAACAACAAGTGGCAGAAAGTACTCTTAATGAGGCTACCCAACGCTTTACTTTTGAGAAAGAGGAGTTGCAAAAGCAACTACGTTTAGCCGAAGGTGAACACCAGCAAGATCAAGAAAAAGCGGATGAGGCGATTAAAGAGTTGCAAACTCAGTTGCAGCAATTAGACGTAACGAGTAAGGAAGCGATTAACGAGTTACGACAAAAAGCGGAAACTGCGGCTAAAAAGTACAGCGAAGAATTAGCACACCAACAACAAGCGGCAGAAAGTACTCTTAATGAGGCTACCCAACGCTTTACTTTTGAGAAAGAGGAGTTGCAAAAGCAACTACGTTTAGCCGAAGGTGAACATCAGCAAGATCAAGAAAAAGCTGTTGAGGCGATTAAAGAATTGCAAACTCAGTTGCAGCAATTAGACGTAACAAGTAAGGAAACGATTAACGAGTTACGACAAAAAGCGGAGACTGCGGCCAAAAAGTACAGCGAAGAATTAGCACACCAACAACAAGTGGCAGAAAGTACTCTTAATGAGGCTACCCAACGCTTTACTTTTGAGAAAGAGGAGTTGCAAAAACAACTACGTTTAGCCGAAGGTGAACATCAGCAAGATCAAGAAAAAGCGGATGAGGCGATTAAAGAATTGCAAACTCAGTTACAGCAATTAGACGTGACGAGTAAGGAAGCGATTAACGAGTTACGACAAAAAGCGGAAACTGCAGCTAAAAAGTACAGCGAAGAATTAGCACACCAACAACAAGTGGCAGAAAGTATTCTTAATGAAGCGACCAAGCAGTTGACCACTGAGAAAGCCCAGCTACAAGACCGGTTGGAAAAGCAATTACTATTGGCTCAAGGTGCGCACCAGCAAGATCAGAAAAAAGCTGGTGAGGCGATTAAAGAGTTACGAACTCAATTGCAGCAATTAGACGTAACGAGCAAGGATACTATTCGTGAATTACAACAAAAAGCGGATACTGCAGCTCAAGAACACAGTGAAGAGTTAGCGCGTCAACAAAAAGTAGCTGAACGTGTTCTAAAAGAAACAATAGCACGGCTAACTAATGATAAAAATGGACTGGAGGTTCAATTAAACAAAAAGCTTGAGTTGTCAGGTAATGCGCACGAGCAGGACAAAGCACAATTTGAGCGCGAAATTAAGGGATTGCAACAGCAATTAGCTTCTTTAAAATCACATATCAGCCTGTTACAGGAGCAAACAGCTACTACCACTGCTGATGCTGGATCACAGCTCAAGATGTTACAAGCTGAACAGCAAAAGCAAGCTAAGTTGATAGCCGATCTACAGACTGAAAAGGAAAGAACTTGTTTTAACATTATTGCAGAGCAATTACTTCCTTTGACAAAAGAGTATGCAGCCTATCTAGAGCGTGAGGCGTTGAAGGTCAATCCTTCATTTACTCCAACAAACTATAAAACCCCTGCTTCTTTCACAGGGTTACCTGCAGATCAAGAAAAGTATGCTAAAGTAATAGCTAAATATTCGGTAGTACAAAATCTTTTAATAGACTTAACCGATAAGGATGCACATCCTCTACCTAGTGAGCGCATTACTTACTTTACAAAATCATTGAAAAAAGCAGACGTTGAGTTAAAACAGCATCGTGACGCTGAATGGATAAAGTATTTCAATGCCAGCATGGTAGCTCTTGTAGTGTGTACAGGTATTTTACCTGGCCTCTTGGTACTGTTGACGTATGCAGCTGTTAAAGGAAATCCATTTAGACTCTTTACTCAAAGTAAGGGTGAGCAATTTGTAGATAAAGTGGATTATTCTTTATCGGATTTGCATAAAGGAAAATCAATTGGATTCTTTACTCAGGTAGAAGATGGTTTATCTGAAGATAAGTTACTTGAAGATGAATTGTCCGCTTCGTCAAAAAAGGTACCTCCGGTAGCTTAG
- a CDS encoding DMT family transporter, with protein sequence MKSEKNFYYIQGLSFLILAQIMVAINIVSSKFLLSTMPIIILLTIRFTVATGILLPLHWLTPAKKSSIAHHFAQLNKKDWFYILAQALSAGVLFNCFMLLGLHYTDANAAGIITSALPALIAIMSWIILGEKISGKKAGCVIIATLGLLIIAYEKLNGPRLNHSFIGDAIVLLSLIPEASYYVFSKVHPIRLPVFLLSALLNGINAILLLFTLPFFFSHDVAISREGWSIVFILGLSSGLFYVFWYHGCQRVDGVMASLSTAIMPVATVILAGIILSEQLTMGQLIGMSLVICSVVVYARK encoded by the coding sequence ATGAAAAGCGAAAAAAATTTTTATTACATACAAGGATTATCATTTCTTATTCTGGCACAAATCATGGTAGCAATTAATATTGTATCCTCAAAATTCCTTTTATCCACCATGCCTATTATTATATTACTTACTATTCGTTTTACCGTAGCAACTGGAATTTTATTACCATTACATTGGTTAACCCCAGCAAAGAAAAGTTCAATTGCTCATCATTTCGCTCAGTTAAATAAAAAAGATTGGTTTTACATTCTGGCACAAGCATTAAGCGCAGGGGTTTTATTTAATTGTTTCATGCTACTTGGGTTACATTATACCGATGCCAATGCAGCTGGTATCATAACCAGCGCCCTACCGGCTTTGATTGCAATTATGTCATGGATCATTCTAGGTGAAAAAATATCAGGTAAAAAAGCAGGTTGTGTCATTATCGCCACATTAGGACTCCTGATTATTGCTTATGAGAAACTCAATGGGCCTCGATTAAATCATTCATTCATTGGTGATGCAATTGTTCTTCTGTCGCTGATACCTGAAGCATCTTATTATGTTTTTTCTAAAGTTCATCCTATCCGCTTACCTGTTTTTCTGTTATCCGCTCTCCTCAATGGCATTAATGCTATTTTATTATTATTTACTTTGCCTTTCTTTTTTTCTCATGATGTCGCGATAAGCAGGGAAGGATGGAGCATTGTATTTATCCTTGGTCTAAGCTCAGGATTATTTTATGTATTTTGGTATCATGGCTGCCAAAGAGTAGATGGAGTAATGGCTTCATTATCTACTGCTATAATGCCTGTAGCAACGGTAATACTTGCAGGGATAATACTTAGTGAACAATTAACAATGGGACAATTGATAGGAATGTCTTTAGTTATTTGTTCAGTTGTTGTTTATGCAAGAAAATAA
- the pepN gene encoding aminopeptidase N, which produces MTQSKSDVYKLSEYKPLNYYVTHVDLEIDLSKKPIQSTASLTITPNPEADSHSADLILDGEQMTLTSIYLDGKSLPAESYRISDHSLTITNIPTNKSFIIKTTTLIRESTDLFGLYKTEGVYLVKAETEGLRRVFYCNDRPDNLATYRTKIIANKNEYPTLLSNGTVEHREELKNELHSVTWYDEVPKPSYLFALVAGKLQRLVDHYEGPTKKRTIIEFYVSPEAAPKCGFAKEVLQQAMLWDERVCGLECYLERYMIACVDQYASGASETMGLNLFNAENFLATPESKTDLGFLRILEVVAHEFFHYWSGNRVTIRDWFNLPFKEGLTTFRAAMFREDLLGTDLVRLLDGKNLDNRAPRPNSYTAVRSLYTVAAYEKSADIFRMMMLTVGQGVFYKAMTQFFREHDGKAITIEEFIDFLSVATNRNLKSFLFWFTDPGIPEVTVVDEYNPDTKVYTLKFKTKKATGRPIPCVIGLLDHSGKELLTDTALWIDQPEMEFRFNEIQSQPIPSLLRSFSAPVNLSYNYTNESLLLLIKSDPNQYNRVEAASLLIIRLITDYCAGKVIHLTSHLFNTYRSLLTDESLDQWILAELMTLPSEEFLITTIKTPDFKKIAEGRRYIEKALAQELKEDLLKLFNELQLNSETQPSHFSLFNIKEASNRRLKSMYYSYSQHTAPEETVQYLCLQFRETLDKNMTETISALTLLCALNCSEIDELLNEFYQYWQKDSNAMNYWFTVQAAAHVDGIVTKVSQLMQHPAFDLSNPNKVYALLGTFIKNPYGFHNESGEGYALLVDAIINLDKINPTLAANISNSFLNWEQYNDSRQKMMIYSLERIYANATSNDVKNIAKKGLDKKHSLKLINPG; this is translated from the coding sequence ATGACACAAAGCAAGTCTGATGTATATAAATTAAGTGAATACAAACCTCTAAACTATTACGTTACCCATGTAGATTTAGAAATAGATCTCAGTAAAAAGCCAATTCAATCCACCGCATCTCTAACAATAACTCCTAATCCAGAGGCGGACTCTCATTCAGCTGATTTAATATTGGATGGAGAGCAAATGACATTAACCAGTATTTATCTCGATGGAAAATCTTTGCCAGCGGAATCTTATAGGATCTCGGACCACTCTTTAACAATAACCAATATCCCCACGAACAAATCATTTATCATCAAAACGACTACTCTAATCCGAGAGAGTACTGACTTATTTGGACTTTATAAAACGGAGGGAGTTTATCTAGTAAAAGCAGAAACAGAAGGATTACGGCGCGTGTTCTATTGTAATGACAGACCAGATAATCTAGCTACGTATAGAACCAAAATTATTGCTAACAAAAATGAGTACCCTACATTACTCTCTAATGGAACAGTTGAACATCGCGAAGAACTAAAAAATGAGCTGCATTCTGTAACTTGGTATGATGAGGTACCCAAGCCAAGTTATCTGTTTGCACTAGTAGCAGGAAAATTACAGCGCTTAGTCGACCATTATGAGGGACCAACAAAAAAACGTACCATTATAGAGTTTTATGTTTCACCTGAGGCAGCTCCAAAATGTGGCTTTGCGAAAGAGGTATTACAACAAGCGATGCTCTGGGATGAAAGAGTCTGTGGACTGGAATGTTATTTAGAACGTTATATGATCGCTTGTGTCGATCAGTATGCATCCGGTGCTTCAGAAACTATGGGTTTGAATCTATTTAATGCAGAAAATTTCTTAGCAACCCCCGAAAGTAAAACCGATTTGGGCTTTTTACGAATACTTGAAGTAGTGGCCCATGAATTTTTCCATTACTGGTCAGGCAATCGGGTGACTATTCGAGATTGGTTCAATTTACCCTTTAAAGAAGGTTTAACAACCTTTAGAGCGGCAATGTTTCGCGAAGATCTTTTAGGCACCGATTTAGTAAGACTTCTTGATGGAAAAAATCTTGATAATCGAGCTCCCAGGCCCAATTCCTATACTGCTGTAAGAAGTCTATATACTGTAGCTGCTTATGAAAAAAGTGCTGATATTTTTCGCATGATGATGCTTACTGTTGGTCAAGGGGTTTTCTATAAGGCAATGACTCAATTTTTCCGAGAACATGATGGTAAAGCAATAACCATTGAGGAATTTATTGATTTCTTAAGCGTCGCTACGAATAGGAACTTGAAATCATTCCTATTTTGGTTCACTGATCCAGGGATCCCAGAAGTAACAGTGGTAGATGAGTATAATCCAGATACAAAAGTATATACTCTAAAATTTAAAACAAAAAAAGCAACTGGACGCCCTATTCCTTGCGTTATAGGCTTACTGGATCATTCGGGTAAAGAACTATTAACGGATACTGCACTATGGATAGATCAACCTGAAATGGAGTTTCGCTTTAATGAGATACAATCACAGCCTATCCCATCGTTGCTACGCAGCTTTTCTGCGCCAGTTAATCTAAGTTATAACTATACTAATGAATCCCTATTGCTACTAATTAAAAGCGATCCTAATCAATATAATAGAGTTGAGGCAGCCTCCCTTTTGATTATCCGATTGATTACTGACTATTGTGCCGGCAAAGTCATTCATTTGACATCTCATCTTTTTAATACCTACCGCTCTTTATTAACCGATGAGTCATTAGATCAATGGATATTAGCAGAATTGATGACGCTACCATCAGAAGAGTTTTTAATCACTACCATCAAAACCCCTGATTTTAAAAAAATAGCTGAGGGTCGTCGCTACATTGAGAAAGCCTTAGCTCAAGAGTTAAAAGAAGATCTACTCAAATTGTTCAATGAGTTACAACTAAACTCTGAAACACAGCCATCTCATTTTTCCCTGTTTAATATAAAAGAAGCTAGTAATCGTCGTTTAAAATCAATGTATTATTCTTATTCTCAACATACAGCTCCCGAAGAAACTGTTCAATATTTATGTCTACAATTTAGAGAGACATTAGATAAAAATATGACTGAAACAATCTCTGCATTGACCCTACTTTGCGCTTTAAATTGCAGTGAAATAGATGAACTATTAAATGAGTTTTACCAATATTGGCAAAAAGACAGCAATGCAATGAATTACTGGTTTACAGTTCAAGCAGCAGCGCATGTGGACGGTATAGTCACGAAGGTATCTCAATTAATGCAACATCCAGCGTTTGATCTATCCAATCCTAACAAAGTATATGCCCTACTCGGTACATTTATTAAAAATCCCTATGGGTTCCATAATGAATCAGGTGAAGGATATGCTTTACTAGTAGATGCAATTATTAATTTAGACAAAATAAATCCAACATTAGCTGCAAATATAAGCAACTCGTTCCTTAACTGGGAGCAGTACAACGACTCAAGACAAAAAATGATGATTTATAGTTTAGAAAGGATTTACGCTAATGCAACATCTAATGATGTGAAAAACATTGCAAAAAAAGGGCTAGATAAAAAACATTCTTTAAAATTAATCAATCCAGGTTGA
- a CDS encoding avidin/streptavidin family protein, producing the protein MNLKALCFTTMMASAALAQPLYSEQNNSLTFKNKRGSLLELTIQSDNQISGYFTTAVASKSCPDAVGTKRPVTGYIVGNALTFSVVYPMCQSVLSISGNFTKNQNNIDTISILTHQAVDITHEGPGARFIGHDTYRKVS; encoded by the coding sequence ATGAATTTAAAAGCACTCTGTTTTACTACTATGATGGCTTCTGCTGCACTGGCTCAGCCTCTTTATTCAGAACAAAATAATAGTTTAACTTTTAAAAACAAAAGAGGTTCTCTTTTAGAGTTAACTATTCAATCGGACAACCAAATTAGCGGTTATTTTACTACGGCTGTAGCCTCTAAATCATGTCCTGATGCTGTTGGAACAAAAAGACCTGTAACTGGTTATATAGTGGGTAATGCGTTAACGTTTAGTGTCGTTTATCCCATGTGCCAATCTGTTTTGAGTATTAGTGGCAATTTTACTAAAAACCAAAACAATATAGATACTATCTCTATCTTGACGCATCAAGCGGTAGATATCACTCATGAGGGACCAGGTGCTCGCTTCATTGGCCATGATACTTATAGAAAAGTTAGTTAA
- the rimI gene encoding ribosomal protein S18-alanine N-acetyltransferase: MIASIRRMKETDIDNVYAIETSVHVAPWSRNILRDCVLVGYDCRVLEITDENSGAVLGGYIIARVSNNTCHVLNFCIAKQLQSKGWGRKLLQTFLDSLSEVGSVVLEVRPSNSTALHLYQTMGFEQLELKKEYYKDSHGIEDAILLRKQLVI, from the coding sequence ATGATAGCCAGCATTCGTCGTATGAAAGAAACGGATATAGATAATGTCTATGCCATTGAAACTAGTGTTCATGTGGCTCCCTGGAGTAGAAACATATTAAGGGATTGTGTTTTAGTTGGGTATGATTGTCGAGTTCTTGAAATAACGGATGAGAACAGTGGTGCGGTGCTGGGTGGGTATATTATTGCTAGAGTATCCAATAATACTTGCCATGTATTAAACTTTTGTATTGCCAAGCAGTTACAATCAAAAGGATGGGGACGTAAATTATTGCAAACTTTTCTCGATTCACTTTCAGAGGTAGGCTCTGTAGTTCTCGAAGTAAGACCCAGTAATAGTACGGCTTTGCATCTTTATCAAACAATGGGTTTTGAACAACTCGAACTCAAGAAAGAATACTATAAAGACAGTCACGGCATTGAGGATGCAATTTTATTAAGAAAACAATTAGTTATTTAA
- a CDS encoding AraC family transcriptional regulator, which translates to MFSSHIELRSYHTEQTSHSHEYAQLVLPVKGVLELEIGSSAGIIDAEKAAFVATGTRHSFSGSQDNLFVVVDFSQPDSPAINMPSFITLTPVTKQFLQFAHYYLLHGVNDLSSHRLINSLLLNLLSHPILSNQDLLVLKAKNWIDLHFSTSVNLEQLAQHCHLSISQLQRRFKKNTGTGLAEYWRQKKLEHAKLLLSTTSHTITSIAFAIGYENVPAFSRRFHAVLGMYPSEWREMALTAKKLLPSDNT; encoded by the coding sequence ATGTTTTCATCTCATATTGAACTTCGTTCCTATCATACAGAACAAACAAGCCACAGTCATGAATATGCTCAGCTAGTACTCCCTGTTAAAGGAGTTTTGGAACTTGAAATAGGCTCCAGTGCAGGTATTATTGATGCAGAAAAAGCTGCATTTGTTGCCACAGGTACACGTCATAGCTTCTCAGGAAGTCAAGATAATTTATTTGTGGTAGTTGATTTTAGTCAACCCGATTCCCCTGCTATTAATATGCCTTCTTTTATTACACTAACTCCTGTAACCAAACAATTTTTGCAATTTGCGCATTATTATTTGCTTCATGGAGTCAATGACTTATCCTCCCATAGGTTAATTAATAGTTTATTATTAAATCTATTATCGCACCCTATATTATCAAATCAAGATTTGTTGGTCTTAAAAGCTAAAAACTGGATTGATCTACATTTTTCTACATCAGTAAATCTTGAACAATTAGCACAACATTGCCACTTAAGTATTAGTCAATTGCAACGTCGATTCAAAAAGAATACGGGTACAGGACTTGCCGAATATTGGCGCCAGAAGAAACTGGAACACGCTAAACTTCTCTTATCAACGACGTCTCATACTATTACCTCTATTGCATTTGCCATTGGTTATGAAAATGTACCTGCGTTTAGCCGTCGTTTCCACGCTGTATTAGGGATGTATCCCTCAGAATGGAGAGAGATGGCGTTAACGGCAAAGAAATTGCTTCCCTCGGATAACACCTAA